The following proteins are encoded in a genomic region of Sorangiineae bacterium MSr12523:
- a CDS encoding SDR family oxidoreductase: MRVFVTGATGFIGSAIVQELIGAGHQVLGLARSEAAAERLAAIGAEVHRGSLEDHDSLKRGVAASEGVIHTGFIHDFRNIAASGETDRSAIETMGKALEGSGRPFVVTSVTVLLAPGYLGTEDDVLDPERPMGAHRRGSDQAAFALASRGMRVSLVRLPPSVHGDGDYGFVPALIRIAREKGISAYIGDGRNRWPAVHRLDVARLYRLALEKGPAGATFHGVAEEGMPTRDIAEVIGRRLNVPVVSKSRDEAAAHFGWLAHFFGYDNPTSSTRTQKQLAWVPRQPGLISDLEQGRYFEPV; this comes from the coding sequence ATGCGTGTCTTCGTTACGGGGGCTACGGGATTCATTGGCTCGGCCATCGTTCAGGAACTCATTGGCGCCGGCCATCAGGTGCTCGGCCTGGCTCGCTCGGAGGCAGCCGCCGAGCGCCTTGCGGCGATTGGCGCCGAGGTGCATCGAGGGAGTCTCGAGGATCATGACAGCCTAAAACGCGGGGTGGCGGCATCGGAAGGCGTGATCCACACCGGGTTCATTCACGACTTCCGCAACATTGCGGCTTCGGGCGAGACGGACCGGTCCGCGATCGAAACCATGGGCAAGGCCCTCGAGGGTTCGGGCCGACCTTTCGTCGTCACCTCCGTCACGGTGCTCCTCGCGCCCGGCTACCTCGGTACGGAGGACGATGTGCTCGATCCCGAGCGGCCCATGGGCGCGCATCGCCGGGGCTCGGACCAAGCAGCGTTCGCGCTGGCATCGCGCGGCATGCGCGTGTCGTTGGTGCGCCTCCCACCCTCCGTCCACGGAGATGGCGATTACGGTTTCGTTCCCGCGCTCATCCGCATCGCCCGCGAAAAGGGGATTTCGGCGTACATCGGCGATGGACGCAACCGGTGGCCTGCGGTGCACCGGCTCGACGTCGCTCGCCTTTACCGGCTGGCGCTGGAGAAAGGGCCCGCGGGGGCGACCTTTCACGGGGTTGCCGAAGAGGGCATGCCGACACGTGACATCGCGGAGGTCATCGGGCGGCGCTTGAACGTCCCCGTCGTGTCGAAATCGCGCGACGAGGCCGCCGCGCACTTCGGCTGGCTTGCGCACTTCTTCGGGTACGACAACCCAACGTCGAGCACGCGAACGCAGAAGCAGCTGGCATGGGTCCCACGGCAGCCAGGACTCATCTCGGACCTCGAGCAAGGCCGGTATTTCGAGCCAGTTTGA
- a CDS encoding alpha/beta hydrolase, with protein MRMEVGATGGGVHVAGVDIAYDDAGPKSARTTLVCTHAIGHGARDFELLRDRLGGDHRVVAFDWPGQGGSGPDDAPPSSARYAEILAAFLAKLGIERPILVGNSIGGAAAFELVATRPEAARALVVANLGGLFQRNAMSRLVTRSFARFFEAGARGAWWYPRAFAAYYRMVLPQPPAHAQRARIVASAREIAPILAAAWRGFGDTTSDLRPLAPRVQVPVLVAWAMGDVFNPLWGSLDAIRSIPHARVVKLRAGHNPFLECADEAAAAVRDFEADLPS; from the coding sequence ATGCGGATGGAGGTCGGCGCGACGGGCGGAGGGGTGCACGTGGCCGGGGTCGATATCGCGTACGACGACGCGGGGCCGAAGTCGGCGAGGACGACGCTGGTGTGCACGCACGCCATCGGCCATGGGGCGCGCGATTTCGAACTGCTGCGCGATCGCCTCGGCGGGGATCATCGGGTGGTGGCATTCGATTGGCCGGGGCAAGGAGGCTCCGGCCCGGATGACGCGCCCCCGTCGAGCGCGCGGTATGCGGAGATCCTCGCGGCGTTCCTCGCCAAGCTTGGAATCGAACGCCCCATTCTCGTGGGCAACTCGATTGGTGGCGCCGCGGCATTCGAATTGGTTGCCACCCGACCCGAGGCGGCGCGGGCGCTGGTCGTCGCCAACCTCGGGGGCCTCTTCCAACGAAATGCGATGTCGCGCCTGGTCACCCGCTCGTTTGCGCGCTTCTTCGAGGCGGGCGCACGCGGAGCGTGGTGGTATCCGCGCGCCTTTGCTGCGTATTACCGCATGGTGCTGCCGCAGCCACCCGCGCATGCACAACGCGCGCGCATCGTGGCCAGCGCACGAGAGATTGCGCCGATCCTCGCCGCCGCTTGGCGTGGGTTCGGCGACACGACGAGCGATCTGCGTCCGCTCGCCCCTCGCGTGCAGGTCCCCGTGCTCGTCGCATGGGCCATGGGCGACGTGTTCAATCCGCTCTGGGGAAGCCTCGATGCGATTCGCTCCATACCGCACGCGCGCGTCGTGAAGCTTCGGGCCGGGCACAACCCGTTTCTCGAGTGCGCCGACGAGGCGGCGGCGGCCGTGCGCGACTTCGAAGCGGACTTGCCCTCGTGA
- a CDS encoding TetR/AcrR family transcriptional regulator → MGRRPRRGHPEDTALRLTVAAARMFEEHGYFATDSNAIARAAGYAPGTFYKHFRDKTDAFVAVYTWWVENVWAEVDASWSAPLEREDRARTAIAHVVRVHAAWPRFRRDLRHLAESDPRVQKAFTENRRAQLARLVAMAGKPRRASCFGLLLAIERTADAIAMGEASRMGISPEVLEAELVTAVRALLAP, encoded by the coding sequence ATGGGACGCCGGCCCCGGCGGGGCCATCCGGAGGACACCGCATTGCGCCTCACCGTGGCCGCAGCGCGCATGTTCGAGGAACATGGATACTTCGCGACCGACTCCAACGCCATTGCGCGCGCCGCCGGATATGCACCAGGCACGTTCTACAAGCACTTCCGCGACAAGACGGACGCATTCGTTGCAGTATACACATGGTGGGTAGAGAACGTCTGGGCCGAGGTGGACGCATCGTGGTCGGCGCCGCTCGAACGCGAAGATCGGGCGCGCACGGCCATTGCGCACGTGGTCCGCGTGCACGCAGCCTGGCCGCGGTTTCGCCGCGATCTCCGTCACCTCGCGGAGAGCGATCCCCGCGTGCAGAAGGCCTTCACGGAGAATCGCCGCGCCCAGCTCGCCCGCCTGGTGGCGATGGCCGGTAAGCCGCGCCGTGCATCCTGTTTCGGGCTGCTGCTCGCCATCGAGCGCACGGCGGACGCCATCGCCATGGGCGAGGCATCGCGCATGGGCATCTCGCCCGAAGTCCTGGAGGCCGAGCTCGTGACCGCCGTGCGGGCCTTGCTGGCCCCCTGA
- a CDS encoding beta-lactamase family protein → MTLRFPWPVLVFGIAAFGCSDDKNEAPARFDEASLRAELESVRRSADIVGALAEVMTPEGVIRARAGVGTLGKEEPVPWDAQFRVASVTKSFVAIVVLQLVGEAELSLEDSVERWLPGVVAGQGYDGNAITVRQLLQHTSGIFDYVRDEQLQKYLSEDFARALSDQTPPETLVAMAMKHPPAFAPGQRWGYSNTNYLLAGMIIKTITGRDWSEEVVRRIVVPLELKHTFVTTTDPVLPTPHAQAYFRVTAGADPIDTTENTLEHTADSAIVSTTADLNRFYRALMTGKLLRAQELTEMQRTVPMPEGVGPEGTRAGLGIFWTPTVCGGYWHHAGDSPVAPHTRTGVTADGARSIVLSLTSTIDEESTNAAAFQLAEHALCDRAR, encoded by the coding sequence ATGACCCTTCGTTTCCCTTGGCCTGTACTCGTCTTTGGAATCGCTGCCTTCGGCTGCTCGGACGACAAGAACGAAGCCCCGGCACGGTTCGATGAAGCATCCCTTCGCGCGGAACTCGAAAGCGTGCGGCGAAGCGCCGACATCGTCGGTGCGCTGGCCGAAGTCATGACGCCGGAGGGCGTGATCCGCGCGCGCGCCGGCGTCGGCACCCTCGGAAAAGAGGAGCCGGTGCCGTGGGACGCACAATTTCGCGTGGCCAGCGTCACGAAATCCTTCGTCGCCATCGTCGTCCTGCAGCTCGTCGGCGAGGCCGAGCTGTCGCTGGAAGATTCCGTCGAGCGATGGCTACCCGGCGTCGTAGCGGGGCAGGGCTACGACGGCAACGCGATCACGGTGCGTCAATTGCTGCAACATACCAGCGGAATCTTCGATTATGTCCGAGACGAGCAGCTGCAGAAATATTTGTCCGAAGACTTCGCGCGCGCCCTTTCCGATCAGACACCGCCCGAAACCCTCGTCGCCATGGCCATGAAACATCCGCCGGCGTTCGCGCCGGGCCAACGTTGGGGTTATTCGAATACCAACTATTTGCTTGCCGGCATGATCATCAAGACCATCACCGGCCGCGATTGGTCCGAGGAGGTCGTCCGACGAATCGTGGTGCCGCTCGAATTGAAACACACGTTCGTGACGACCACCGATCCCGTGCTCCCGACTCCGCACGCCCAGGCGTACTTCAGAGTCACCGCGGGGGCGGACCCCATCGATACGACGGAAAATACCCTCGAGCATACGGCCGATTCGGCCATTGTCAGCACCACGGCGGATCTGAATCGGTTTTACCGTGCGCTCATGACGGGAAAGCTGCTTCGCGCCCAAGAGCTCACGGAAATGCAACGCACGGTACCGATGCCCGAGGGCGTAGGGCCGGAGGGGACGCGCGCCGGCCTCGGCATCTTTTGGACCCCCACGGTATGCGGCGGCTATTGGCATCATGCAGGCGATAGCCCCGTGGCCCCGCATACGCGCACCGGGGTCACGGCCGATGGTGCCCGAAGCATCGTCCTCTCGCTGACCAGCACCATCGACGAAGAATCGACCAACGCCGCCGCATTCCAGCTGGCGGAGCACGCCCTCTGCGATCGTGCCCGGTGA
- a CDS encoding DoxX family protein, whose product MPLLSLVIITGLARLAGWRRLGGNRFNSLSGALQAGVAALFVLTGTVHFVGLRAELMKMVPPMFGDPGFWVTVTGIAELAGAIGLLLPTTRRPAAAGLLLLLLAVLPANVYAATHHVTFDGAPATPLLPRLLEQLLYLAAVAWAGFGSAHRGKVNAGPRGSRSMRVRSQAGASPSK is encoded by the coding sequence ATGCCGCTCCTATCCCTCGTCATCATCACGGGCCTCGCGCGACTCGCGGGCTGGCGCCGCCTCGGCGGAAATCGATTCAACTCGCTGTCCGGCGCACTTCAGGCCGGGGTGGCCGCCCTGTTCGTGCTCACCGGCACGGTCCATTTCGTCGGGCTTCGTGCAGAGCTCATGAAAATGGTGCCGCCCATGTTCGGCGATCCCGGATTCTGGGTGACCGTCACCGGAATCGCGGAACTCGCAGGGGCCATTGGCCTCTTGCTACCGACGACACGCCGCCCGGCAGCCGCCGGTCTCCTTCTGCTGCTCCTCGCGGTGCTTCCGGCCAACGTGTACGCGGCAACCCACCACGTCACCTTCGACGGCGCGCCCGCCACGCCCCTGCTTCCAAGGTTGCTCGAGCAACTTCTGTATTTGGCCGCCGTGGCCTGGGCTGGATTCGGCTCGGCGCATCGCGGAAAGGTCAATGCCGGCCCGCGCGGATCGAGGTCCATGCGAGTGCGCTCCCAAGCAGGAGCATCGCCGTCGAAATGA
- a CDS encoding MFS transporter, which produces MRTHARDLLWTVTATSFGFVVAQLDVTIVNVALPSIASDLGAGVAALQWVVDGYTLAFAVLLLSAGVLGDRYGSKRAYQCGFLLFGAASAACGLAPHAAALVAARAVQGAGAALLVPNSLALLNHATGHASDVRARAVGQWTAAGAISIAAGPVLGSLLLTAFGWRSIFLVNLPLCAIGVWLVGAHVPPAPKSNTPRGLDVPGQIFAVLALTGMTGAVIEWRPLGASHPVVAGGMLLALVAGAAFVWTEAHARTPMLPLRFFRRPNFTPAVAFGVLVNFTYYGMIFVLSLYLQQALGYSVLRAGLAYLPLTGSFFVSNLLSGRVAARVGSRLPMTVGALVGALGYVLLVRLDATSSYGEMLPAFLLIPSGMGFAVPAMTTATLASVDREWSGTASAVLNAARQAGAAIGVALFGALVAGGPAHIVTGVGRAALISTAMLLLGSALAWTSIRAGRH; this is translated from the coding sequence GTGAGGACGCATGCGCGCGATTTGCTCTGGACGGTTACGGCGACGAGTTTCGGCTTCGTGGTGGCGCAGCTCGATGTGACCATCGTCAATGTCGCACTGCCGAGTATCGCTTCGGACCTCGGGGCAGGCGTAGCGGCGCTGCAGTGGGTGGTGGACGGCTACACGCTCGCTTTTGCCGTACTCTTGCTTTCGGCCGGCGTGCTCGGGGACCGGTATGGCTCGAAGCGAGCGTACCAGTGTGGCTTTCTGCTCTTCGGCGCCGCGTCCGCCGCATGCGGCCTGGCCCCCCATGCGGCGGCGCTCGTGGCTGCGCGGGCGGTGCAGGGGGCCGGGGCTGCGCTGCTCGTGCCCAACTCGCTCGCGCTTCTGAACCATGCGACGGGGCATGCGTCCGACGTGCGTGCGCGGGCCGTGGGGCAGTGGACGGCGGCCGGCGCCATCTCCATTGCGGCGGGCCCCGTGCTGGGCAGCTTGCTGCTCACCGCCTTCGGCTGGCGCAGCATCTTTCTCGTCAATCTGCCGCTCTGCGCCATTGGCGTGTGGCTCGTGGGGGCGCACGTGCCACCCGCGCCAAAGAGCAACACGCCGCGTGGCCTGGACGTACCCGGGCAGATCTTCGCGGTGCTCGCGCTCACGGGCATGACGGGCGCCGTCATCGAATGGCGTCCGCTGGGCGCATCGCACCCCGTGGTGGCCGGCGGCATGTTGCTCGCGCTCGTGGCCGGCGCGGCCTTCGTGTGGACCGAGGCCCATGCGCGCACGCCCATGCTGCCTCTGCGCTTCTTTCGCCGGCCGAACTTCACGCCGGCTGTCGCTTTCGGCGTGCTGGTGAACTTCACGTATTACGGAATGATCTTCGTGCTCAGCCTCTATTTGCAGCAGGCCCTTGGCTACAGCGTGCTTCGTGCGGGCCTCGCATACCTGCCGCTCACGGGCAGCTTCTTCGTATCGAACCTGTTGAGCGGCCGCGTGGCCGCGCGCGTGGGTTCGCGTTTGCCCATGACCGTGGGCGCACTCGTGGGCGCGTTGGGGTACGTGCTCTTGGTCCGACTCGACGCCACGAGCAGCTACGGAGAAATGCTCCCTGCCTTTCTCCTCATCCCAAGCGGCATGGGCTTCGCCGTTCCTGCCATGACCACCGCAACGCTGGCCAGCGTGGATCGCGAATGGTCCGGCACCGCATCCGCCGTACTCAACGCCGCCCGTCAAGCCGGCGCCGCCATCGGCGTGGCCCTCTTCGGCGCACTGGTCGCCGGCGGCCCCGCACACATCGTCACCGGCGTCGGACGCGCCGCACTCATTTCGACGGCGATGCTCCTGCTTGGGAGCGCACTCGCATGGACCTCGATCCGCGCGGGCCGGCATTGA
- a CDS encoding DNRLRE domain-containing protein — MGTRPIVVHLGLALAMSGAIACVSGTDAENANDAENVGSVDQALVLNLNPNADTWVQRTSSGFVDYGKSCELRVNDIHTSSIPALALLKFPVPLSTVCSTLSSATLRLLADQGFGMPVSTHWVSGPWVPGGSGYSPNACSTCNVASTNAVPFAMPGFGPIVSTAVVDHGCAWYKWDVTAIAKRWCTSGANNGILLTGERNVEIASFHSMEAPAGTRPILEINY, encoded by the coding sequence ATGGGTACACGTCCTATCGTTGTGCATTTGGGGCTTGCGTTGGCGATGTCCGGTGCCATTGCGTGTGTTTCCGGCACCGACGCGGAAAACGCGAACGACGCGGAAAACGTGGGCTCGGTCGACCAGGCCCTCGTATTGAATCTCAATCCCAATGCGGATACCTGGGTCCAAAGGACCTCCAGCGGCTTCGTCGACTACGGGAAGAGCTGCGAATTGCGTGTCAACGACATCCACACATCGTCCATACCAGCACTTGCTCTGTTGAAATTCCCCGTACCCCTCTCCACCGTTTGCTCGACGCTCTCGAGCGCGACCTTGAGGCTTTTGGCCGATCAGGGCTTCGGCATGCCGGTCTCCACCCATTGGGTCTCCGGCCCGTGGGTGCCCGGCGGGAGTGGCTATTCGCCAAATGCCTGTTCCACCTGCAATGTCGCATCGACCAATGCGGTCCCGTTTGCGATGCCCGGGTTCGGCCCCATCGTCAGCACCGCCGTCGTCGATCACGGGTGCGCTTGGTACAAATGGGATGTCACCGCCATCGCCAAACGGTGGTGCACGAGCGGCGCGAACAACGGTATTTTGCTTACCGGCGAGCGCAACGTCGAAATTGCATCTTTCCATTCGATGGAAGCGCCGGCGGGGACGCGGCCCATCCTCGAGATCAACTATTGA
- a CDS encoding MFS transporter codes for MPLALYALTVGAFGIGVTEFVMTGLLVPIAADLDVSIASTGLLVSGYAMGAAVGAPALTALSRQLPRKMVLALLMLIFTVGNAACALAPSYPLLMAARVVTSLAHRTYLGVGSVVATHMVPSQKKASAVATMFAGLTLANIVGVPGGTWLAGALGWRATLTQ; via the coding sequence ATGCCCCTGGCCCTCTATGCCCTTACCGTCGGTGCCTTTGGAATCGGTGTGACCGAGTTCGTCATGACGGGGTTGCTCGTCCCAATCGCTGCGGATCTCGATGTGTCGATTGCTTCGACAGGGCTTCTCGTATCGGGTTACGCCATGGGGGCTGCGGTGGGGGCGCCTGCGCTTACGGCGTTGAGCCGACAGCTGCCGCGCAAGATGGTTTTAGCGCTCTTGATGCTGATCTTCACCGTCGGCAATGCGGCTTGCGCGCTTGCCCCATCGTATCCGCTCCTCATGGCCGCCCGGGTGGTGACGTCTTTGGCTCATCGTACGTATCTTGGAGTTGGCTCGGTGGTGGCCACCCATATGGTCCCTTCCCAAAAGAAGGCGTCCGCCGTGGCGACGATGTTTGCCGGTCTCACATTGGCCAATATCGTCGGAGTCCCCGGCGGGACGTGGCTGGCCGGTGCGTTGGGCTGGCGGGCGACTCTTACCCAATAA
- a CDS encoding dihydrofolate reductase family protein: protein MGLLTFGLNVTLDGCIDHTQAIADDELHDYWTQLMDQSGAMLFGRNTYELMEGAWPAVARDEKAPRAMREWAQKLEAKAKYVVSGSRSDFPWQNTIKVEGDLREAISALKAKTERGVLVGAPKLAGALEELGLIDEYRIVVHPIISGRGPTLFHGLSSARHLELLSTQRFKSGVQALHFRRKAG, encoded by the coding sequence ATGGGCCTCCTCACCTTCGGTCTCAATGTGACTTTGGACGGGTGCATCGATCATACCCAGGCGATCGCGGACGACGAGCTGCACGACTATTGGACGCAGCTCATGGATCAGAGCGGGGCGATGCTCTTCGGGCGCAACACCTACGAGCTGATGGAGGGAGCCTGGCCCGCGGTGGCACGCGACGAAAAGGCGCCGCGCGCGATGCGCGAGTGGGCACAGAAGCTCGAGGCGAAGGCGAAGTACGTCGTGTCGGGCTCGCGGAGCGACTTTCCGTGGCAGAACACGATCAAGGTGGAGGGTGACCTTCGCGAGGCGATTTCGGCGCTGAAAGCGAAGACCGAGCGGGGTGTCCTCGTCGGAGCGCCCAAGCTCGCGGGTGCGCTCGAGGAGTTGGGGCTCATCGACGAGTACCGCATCGTCGTTCATCCCATCATCAGTGGCCGCGGGCCGACGTTGTTTCATGGCCTGTCGAGTGCGCGGCATCTCGAGCTCCTATCGACGCAGCGGTTCAAGTCCGGCGTGCAGGCGCTCCACTTCCGTCGCAAAGCGGGATGA